GCGGTCGATGGGTGATGCCGGTCGAGATGGCGCTTGATGATCTTCAGGTTGCGCGTGTTGGAGCGAAAGAAGAAGTCGGGAATGATGCCCACCACTGGGATCAGGCCGAGCAGGAAATCCACGCCGACATTGCCGAACATGCGCGCCATCTGAGTCTTGGACATGCCCAGATTGCGGGCTTCCCACACCATCCATGCGCCCATTGCCGACCCGATCAGGTCGCCGCCGACCGGGATCACGTCAAGGATCACGTCGAGCCCGATCTTGCGGTTGGTGCCGGGAATGGTGAACAGCCCCTCGAGCAAATGCTCCATCGCTTCGATGCGCTGGCGCACCGCGGCGGCGTCGCGGCCGATCGGAATCATGCCGGCGATCTTGGCGGCGGCATCGGACTGCATTCTGGTTGTGTTGGCCATGTCACCTCAATTGGTGTCGTTACGCAGATGATTCAACGGGTGCCACGCGCGGGAGTTCCCCTGCCATTGCCTGAGCCTGAGCGCGACCAGCGACCAGCGCAAGGGACGAGCGATCGGAATAAACGCGCCATCGGCCGCCAGCGCGGCGTCTGCCTCGGCCAGATGGCGCGCCCGCAAGGCGGTGCTGGGTGCATCGCGCGCCGCTTCGATTGCCGCCAGCGTCGCCTCGCCGCAGGGTGAACAGGCCGTGCCCAGGTACCAGCGCGCACTATCATAGGGCGCCACCGCGTCGATCAACCGCAGGTCGGTGTCGGCATCGAGTGCGACGCGCACCGTGTCGATCCCGACACGGTGCAGGCTCGCGCCGATCATGCCGTAAAGGATCGTTGCGCCAGGGCCGG
This portion of the Sphingomonas sp. So64.6b genome encodes:
- a CDS encoding DUF4112 domain-containing protein, whose product is MQSDAAAKIAGMIPIGRDAAAVRQRIEAMEHLLEGLFTIPGTNRKIGLDVILDVIPVGGDLIGSAMGAWMVWEARNLGMSKTQMARMFGNVGVDFLLGLIPVVGIIPDFFFRSNTRNLKIIKRHLDRHHPSTAVINN